The Cellulomonas sp. P24 genome contains a region encoding:
- a CDS encoding helix-turn-helix domain-containing protein produces MAPEPLVALGQRGAPEPLLRRLVGAILRTRREAQSRTLRDVALAARVSVAYLSEIERGRKEASSEVLVAVCRALGMRLVDLLAEAHDELVGRAEVVDLTARASRPGSVRPVSVRSGSVGPDRGTDVASGAATAVDGGASRWTPGGQAVLRAA; encoded by the coding sequence ATGGCACCCGAGCCACTGGTCGCACTCGGGCAACGGGGTGCACCCGAGCCGCTGCTCCGACGGCTCGTCGGCGCGATCCTGCGCACCCGACGCGAGGCGCAGAGCAGGACGCTGCGCGACGTCGCGCTCGCGGCTCGTGTCTCGGTCGCGTACCTCTCCGAGATCGAGCGCGGACGCAAGGAGGCCTCGTCCGAGGTGCTCGTCGCGGTGTGCCGAGCGCTCGGGATGCGCCTGGTCGACCTCCTCGCGGAGGCCCACGACGAGCTCGTGGGACGCGCGGAGGTCGTCGACCTGACCGCCCGCGCGTCCCGACCCGGCTCCGTCCGACCGGTCTCCGTCCGATCCGGCTCCGTCGGACCCGATCGCGGCACCGACGTCGCCAGCGGTGCCGCGACCGCGGTCGACGGGGGAGCGTCACGCTGGACGCCCGGCGGTCAGGCGGTCCTGCGCGCCGCCTGA